The nucleotide sequence CACGATTGGCATGTCTTGCCTCCCCTCAAGGATGCCGGTAGCTAATTCGGAACCGGTCAGGAGACATCGCCATGGGCATCAACACAGAGAACGATATCGCCGCAAACCTGCAAATCGGCCCGACCGATCAGGGCATGGTGCGCCTCTATGTCCAAGGTGAGGGAATAGACCTGCCCTTCGATTTCGACCCGGAAGAGGCCGAAGAAATTGCCGCGGAAATCAAGGCTGCCGCGCAGCGCGCCCGCGCCATCGGCTAGCGCCTGTCCCTTTCCTTCGTTCATAAATATCCCGG is from uncultured Litoreibacter sp. and encodes:
- a CDS encoding DUF6324 family protein, producing the protein MGINTENDIAANLQIGPTDQGMVRLYVQGEGIDLPFDFDPEEAEEIAAEIKAAAQRARAIG